The Tachypleus tridentatus isolate NWPU-2018 chromosome 5, ASM421037v1, whole genome shotgun sequence genome includes a window with the following:
- the LOC143250870 gene encoding uncharacterized protein LOC143250870, whose product MSAIYLLIGVFLYPDSGSNIGITITIGSDSNKTMNHLPADCDPVIFAARNNTAIRTGVDSTVSLTKAVLVFISVGVFASIIASLFHTVRKYIYHDSDNLDTTFDAGGKVSVGLTATTIVSQWTWSATLLQSSTVASKYGISGPYWYAAGATIQIVLFAILSIQLKTRAPGAKTFLQVIKARYGRKTHITYCVFAGFTNIVVTASLMLAGCAVLHSLVNGLSVELAVLMLTAVIGGYTLIGGLGATFYVSYFNTTIIFIIVIMLIVEIYYNPLGHEENLFGSSDSMYQYLACSVGPEGNEGRSYLTFLSSGGLFFGIINIVGNFGTVFCDQSYWQSSVAAKPLQGVWGFILGGLTWFAIPFSLATTLGLAYIALSSSQGQPLLEPEDVDKGLVVPVVAQTILGPTGEYAMIFLILMAVMSTGSAEVIAVASVIIYDVYQVYIQPFRSNVMDEHCIICGKMYISSQLNSKVDESCQCKSMISCSDCQRDTFNRISCKSLVKPYFTCSVHNTYREYQENLLRYKNWCIVWTTIMIIPLFLLCYAANLNLSWTYLFMGILISSTVIPITLSVLWSRMNDKGMMAGAIGGCICGLASWLGTASTYPGGLDSFLTNTGKDLSMLVGNLVSIGMGGILSIAVSLATSKPLSKVEEEIIWEKTRNIDNPLNPWAFIYREELVIEPKDKYHDRPSLESVVQTFKTARVIAYVVGVLLVLLFIFIWPGAMAAIKLLDSSGFLIWTSISRGWTFTAAAFIIIVPCVQEIIAIRRQHLANKVKPHLKGQSSQRRKSNSVESTYI is encoded by the exons ATGTCAGCCATCTATCTGCTTATTGGTGTATTCCTTTATCCTGATTCTGGATCAAATATTGGTATTACAATAACAATAGGATCAgattcaaataaaacaatgaaccaTCTTCCTGCAGACTGTGACCCTGTTATTTTCGCTGCCAGGAATAATACAGCTATACGAACTGGTGTTGATTCAACTGTAAGTCTAACCAAGGCTGTGCTCGTCTTCATATCAGTTGGTGTTTTTGCTTCTATTATAGCGTCACTTTTCCATACGGTCCGAAAATACATTTACCACGACTCTGATAATTTAGACACCACTTTCGACGCTGGAGGAAAAGTATCAGTTGGTTTGACAGCTACTACAATTGTGTCTCAGTGGACATGGAGCGCCACCTTACTACAGTCTTCGACAGTTGCTAGTAAG tacGGAATCAGTGGACCTTACTGGTACGCAGCAGGAGCCACCATCCAAATTGTTCTGTTCGCCATCTTGTCCATCCAACTAAAGACCAGAGCCCCAGGAGCAAAAACGTTTTTACAG GTTATCAAAGCTCGCTACGGGAGGAAGACCCACATTACTTACTGCGTCTTTGCTGGGTTTACCAACATCGTGGTGACGGCGTCTCTAATGCTGGCTGGATGTGCCGTACTACATAGCCTTGTTAATGGCCTCAGTGTGGAGCTTGCTGTCTTGATGTTAACCGCAGTCATTGGAGGCTACACTCTGATTGGTGGACTTGGGGCTACGTTTTATGTTTCCTACTTCAACACTACCatcatttttattatagtaatcatGTTGATTGTGGAG ATCTACTACAACCCACTAGGACATGAAGAAAACCTGTTTGGGAGTTCTGACAGTATGTACCAGTACCTAGCATGTTCTGTTGGTCCAGAAGGGAATGAAGGTAGAAGTTATCTAACTTTCCTATCCAGTGGTGGCTTATTCTTTGGAATTATCAATATCGTGGGAAACTTTGGTACCGTTTTCTGTGACCAGTCCTACTGGCAGAGTAGCGTGGCTGCTAAGCCTCTCCAG GGAGTGTGGGGGTTTATCCTTGGTGGACTGACCTGGTTCGCTATTCCCTTCTCTTTAGCTACAACCCTAGGCCTAGCCTACATAGCGTTGAGCAGCAGTCAGGGCCAACCTCTGCTAGAGCCTGaagatgtagataaag GCTTAGTGGTCCCTGTTGTAGCACAGACTATTCTAGGTCCAACTGGAGAATACGCTATGATCTTCCTAATCCTGATGGCCGTCATGTCCACTGGATCAGCCGAGGTTATAGCTGTAGCTTCTGTCATTATCTACGATGTCTATCAAGTTTATATACAACCGTTCAG GTCAAATGTGATGGATGAGCATTGTATCATATGTGGAAAGATGTACATATCTTCTCAACTGAATTCTAAGGTAGACGAATCTTGTCAGTGCAAAAGCATGATATCCTGCAGTGACTGTCAAAGAGACACTTTTAATCGCATCAGCTGCAAGTCGCTAGTGAAACCTTATTTTACTTGTTCTGTTCACAATACATATAGAGAGTACCAGGAAAACCTACTTCGTTACAAGAACTGGTGTATCGTATGGACCACAATTATGATTATTCCACTATTCTTGCTCTGTTATGCTGCCAACCTAAACTTATCTTGGACTTATCTCTTCATGGGCATCCTCATCAGTTCAACAGTAATACCTATAACTTTGTCTGTGTTGTGGTCCCGGATGAACGACAAGGGAATGATGGCGGGGGCTATAGGAGGATGTATATGTGGTTTGGCTTCATGGCTTGGTACTGCCTCTACCTATCCTGGAGGTTTGGATAGTTTTTTAACAAATACGGGTAAGGATCTTTCAATGTTAGTGGGGAACTTGGTATCCATTGGGATGGGTGGCATACTGAGCATTGCCGTTTCACTTGCTACATCGAAACCTCTGTCTAAAGTAGAAGAAGAAATCATTTGGGAGAAAACTAGGAACATAGACAACCCCTTAAACCCTTGGGCTTTCATTTACCGTGAAGAATTAGTAATAGAACCTAAAGATAAATACCATGACCGACCCTCCCTAGAATCCGTAGTGCAGACCTTTAAGACAGCCAGAGTTATCGCTTATGTTGTAGGTGTTTTGCTGGTTCTCTTATTTATCTTCATCTGGCCTGGAGCAATGGCAGCCATAAAACTTCTGGATTCATCGGGTTTCCTCATCTGGACTTCTATATCTCGTGGTTGGACCTTTACAGCGGCAGCGTTCATTATTATTGTTCCATGTGTCCAGGAAATTATAGCCATCAGAAGACAGCATCTTGCTAACAAAGTGAAACCACACCTGAAAGGTCAATCGTCACAAAGACGAAAGAGTAATTCAGTCGAAAGTACATATATCTAA